A section of the Meles meles chromosome 8, mMelMel3.1 paternal haplotype, whole genome shotgun sequence genome encodes:
- the EIF3F gene encoding eukaryotic translation initiation factor 3 subunit F, whose translation MATPAAPASAPAATPAPAPAPSATAAPASVPAPAPTPASAPAPAPAPAPVPAPAPAPASSSDSATAAATTAAPGQTPASAPAPAQTPAQSLPGPALPGPFPGGRVVRLHPVILASIVDSYERRNEGAARVIGTLLGTVDKHSVEVTNCFSVPHNESEDEVAVDMEFAKNMYELHKKVSPNELILGWYATGHDITEHSVLIHEYYSREAPNPIHLTVDTSLQNGRMSIKAYVSTLMGVPGRTMGVMFTPLTVKYAYYDTERIGVDLIMKTCFSPNRVIGLSSDLQQVGGASARIQDALSTVLQYAEDVLSGKVSADNTVGRFLMSLVNQVPKIVPDDFETMLNSNINDLLMVTYLANLTQSQIALNEKLVNL comes from the exons ATGGCCACACCGGCTGCACCGGCGAGTGCTCCTGCCGCCACTCCAGCTCCAGCCCCCGCCCCGTCCGCGACCGCGGCCCCAGCTTCGGTCCCAGCCCCGGCCCCAACCCCAGCCTCAGCGCCAGCGCCCGCTCCGGCTCCGGCGCCGGTCCCAGCTCCAGCGCCGGCTCCAGCCTCATCCTCAGACTCGGCGACTGCAGCGGCCACGACTGCGGCTCCGGGCCAGACCCCGGCCTCAGCGCCGGCCCCAGCGCAGACTCCGGCGCAGTCGCTGCCAGGTCCTGCCCTCCCAGGCCCCTTCCCCGGCGGCCGTGTGGTCCGGCTGCATCCGGTCATTTTGGCCTCGATCGTGGATAGCTACGAGCGACGCAACGAGGGCGCTGCCCGAGTTATCGGGACCCTGCTGG GAACCGTTGACAAGCATTCAGTGGAGGTGACTAACTGCTTTTCAGTGCCGCACAACGAGTCAGAAGATGAG GTGGCTGTTGACATGGAATTTGCTAAGAACATGTATGAATTACACAAGAAAGTCTCTCCAAATGAGCTTATCCTGGGCTG GTATGCTACAGGCCATGACATCACAGAGCACTCTGTGCTGATCCATGAGTACTACAGCCGGGAAGCCCCCAACCCTATTCACCTCACCGTGGACACAAGCCTCCAGAATGGCCGTATGAGCATCAAGGCCTATGTCAG CACTTTAATGGGTGTCCCTGGGAGGACCATGGGGGTGATGTTCACACCTCTCACAGTGAAATACGCATATTATGACACTGAACGCATTGGAG TTGACCTGATCATGAAGACCTGTTTTAGCCCCAACCGGGTGATTGGACTTTCAAGTGACTTGCAGCAAGTAGGAGGGGCATCAGCTCGCATCCAGGATGCCCTGAGCACAGTGTTGCAGTATGCAGAGGATGTGCTg TCCGGAAAGGTGTCAGCTGACAATACCGTGGGCCGCTTCTTGATGAGTCTGGTTAACCAAGTACCCAAGATAGTTCCTGATGACTTTGAGACCATGCTCAACAGCAACATCAAT gacCTGCTGATGGTGACCTACCTGGCCAATCTCACACAGTCACAGATTGCCCTCAATGAGAAACTTGTAAACCTGTGA
- the NLRP10 gene encoding NACHT, LRR and PYD domains-containing protein 10: MSQIQTPQEALLWALRDLEEKSFKLFKFHLRNNCLLEGKMLLARGELEGLSPVDLASRLISLYGAREAVKVVISVLGAMNLLEPVDRLSHICLNDYREKYQEHVRCLEERQEGGIGSSYNQLLLVTRSNPESADPSACPLPEQELDSVSVESLFNPGEVSYQAPPTVVLQGSAGTGKTTLARKMVLEWATGTLYPGQFDYVFYVSCREVVLLSEGTPDQLLFWCCGDNQAPVKEMRREEERLLFILDGFDELQRPFATGLKRLSLNPMENVLHRLIRREVFSRCSLLITTRPVALRNLEPLLKQSRHIHILGFSEDERRRYFSSYFADEEQAKKAFDVVQGNDVLYKSCQIPGICWVICSLLKERMERGREISETPSNGTDIFMAYVSTFLPPSDNEDCTELTSHRVLRGLCSLATEGIQHQRFIFEEADLRKHNLDGASLDAFLSSMPYQEGGHMKPFYTFCHISFQEFFHAVSYLLKEDQSDLGKESHRELRRLLDEEEEAENGEMTLSMQFLLDILKKETSSNFELKFFLKVSPLLKQELKYFKEQMKSKKHKGAWDLEFSLNPSKIRNLVKGVQISDVSLKMRQSNKKKSHDRNSFSVKTSLTDGWKKKRCPVVGKDNIVKTQKETSNGKGREMEKQEIRRVGAVGWKEDKWDSRGEGKSS; the protein is encoded by the exons ATGTCACAGATCCAAACCCCCCAGGAGGCATTGCTCTGGGCCTTGAGAGACCTTGAGGAGAAAAGCTTCAAGCTCTTCAAGTTCCACTTACGGAACAACTGCCTGCTTGAGGGGAAGATGCTGCTGGCGCGCGGGGAGCTGGAGGGCCTGAGCCCGGTGGACCTGGCTTCTCGGCTCATTTCCCTGTATGGAGCACGTGAGGCCGTGAAGGTGGTGATTAGTGTCCTGGGGGCCATGAACCTGTTGGAACCTGTGGACCGGCTGAGCCACATCTGTCTGAACG ATTACAGAGAAAAGTACCAAGAGCACGTGCGCTGCCTAGAGGAGAGGCAAGAAGGAGGAATCGGTAGTAGCTACAATCAGCTGCTCCTGGTGACCAGGTCGAACCCAGAGAGTGCAGATCCATCCGCCTGCCCCctcccagagcaggagctggacTCTGTCTCGGTGGAGTCTCTTTTCAATCCTGGAGAGGTGTCCTACCAAGCCCCACCCACAGTGGTGCTACAGGGGTCCGCGGGCACCGGAAAGACAACGCTGGCCAGAAAAATGGTGCTGGAGTGGGCCACGGGCACCCTGTACCCAGGCCAGTTTGATTATGTCTTTTATGTCAGCTGCAGAGAAGTGGTCCTGTTGTCGGAGGGCACACCGGACCAGCTCCTCTTCTGGTGTTGTGGGGACAACCAGGCGCCGGTCAAAGAGATGCGGAGGGAGGAGGAGCGGCTGCTGTTCATCCTGGATGGCTTTGACGAACTGCAGAGGCCCTTTGCAACAGGCTTGAAGAGACTGAGTCTGAACCCCATGGAGAACGTGCTGCACCGTCTAATCAGGAGAGAGGTGTTTTCCAGGTGTTCCCTCCTCATCACCACCCGGCCCGTGGCTTTGCGCAATCTGGAGCCCTTGCTGAAGCAATCGCGCCATATTCACATCCTAGGCTTCTCGGAGGATGAGAGGAGGAGGTATTTTAGCTCTTATTTCGCCGACGAGGAGCAAGCCAAAAAAGCCTTTGACGTTGTGCAAGGAAATGATGTGCTCTACAAATCATGCCAAATTCCAGGCATTTGCTGGGTGATCTGCTCCTTGCTCaaggagcggatggagaggggcagagagatcTCAGAGACTCCCAGTAATGGCACGGACATCTTCATGGCCTATGTCTCCACCTTCCTGCCGCCCAGTGATAATGAAGACTGCACCGAACTTACCAGCCACAGGGTCCTGCGTGGTCTGTGCTCCTTAGCCACTGAGGGGATCCAGCACCAGAGGTTCATATTTGAAGAAGCTGACCTCAGGAAGCACAATTTAGATGGGGCCAGCCTTGACGCTTTCCTGAGCAGCATGCCTTACCAAGAGGGAGGTCATATGAAGCCATTCTATACCTTCTGCCACATTAGCTTCCAAGAGTTTTTTCATGCCGTGTCCTACCTGCTGAAAGAGGACCAGAGCGACCTGGGGAAAGAGTCCCACAGAGAACTGAGGAGGCTTCTGGATGaagaagaggaggcagagaatGGGGAGATGACCCTCAGTATGCAGTTTTTATTGGACATATTGAAAAAAGAGACCTCCTCGAACTTCGAGCTAAAGTTCTTCCTCAAAGTTTCTCCCTTGCTAAAACAGGAgttgaagtattttaaagaacaaatgaaatctaaaaagcATAAAGGGGCCTGGGATTTGGAATTCTCCCTAAATCCGTCTAAAATAAGGAATCTGGTGAAGGGCGTTCAGATAAGTGATGTATCGTTAAAGATGAGACAGTCAAATAAGAAGAAATCCCACGACAGGAACTCATTTTCTGTCAAAACCAGCTTGACGGATGGATGGAAAAAGAAGCGATGTCCTGTTGTGGGCAAAGATAATATAGTAAAGACACAAAAGGAGACTTCTAATGgaaaaggcagagagatggagaaacaaGAGATACGGAGGGTAGGAGCAGTAGGATGGAAAGAAGATAAATGGGACAGTAGAGGTGAAGG aaagtcCAGTTAG